One segment of Gilliamella sp. ESL0441 DNA contains the following:
- a CDS encoding glucose PTS transporter subunit IIA, translating to MSSKIRDYNKLAVDILNELGGEDNIVTVARCATRLRLVTQKTPENAKENIAKFPGVITVVEKGGQIQVVIGTNVDKVYNAFIQLIKTDNKVASSENKNILNLIIATMSAVFAPFVYVLAASGILQGILILIKLAFPDFGTTGTYQVFNFISWAPFAFLPIFIAITASQHFRCNIYIAVACCAALLSPTWAELAALIKSGQEINLFGLALSETTYTSTVLPPLFLVWLLSYLERFLEPRLHSIIKPLLMPLICLVIMVPLTLLAIGPLTANAAHYIANGYNWIVNLAPSVAGGLIGAVWQVFVIFGVHWGITPVIIENINQYGQDSFQAFQTIAVIGQVGAALGFYIKTKNKDMKGVSLSAFVTGIFGITEPAIYGVNLRYKKPFIYGCVCAALGGIVAGFFTPYYYTYAALPGPLTIVNAINPEHPGSFIGVLIGSAIALFGPVLLIQILGTGETKSSSTEQIEDDTPKVLVDEIKITSPMTGKALPLSEVPDPAFAQKLMGEGIAIEPTDNHVYAPDDAKITAVFERSKHAIGLTLNNGVELLIHCGIDTVNLKNNEFSYHVTLNQEVKKGDLLISFDPDAIRKAGYPLITPIIIVNSAEYQQITLTDKIDVTTQDIVFDIKQ from the coding sequence ATGTCGTCAAAGATCAGAGACTATAATAAGTTGGCTGTTGATATTTTGAATGAGTTAGGTGGTGAAGATAATATAGTCACTGTCGCTCGTTGTGCAACACGTCTACGCTTAGTGACACAAAAAACCCCCGAAAATGCCAAGGAAAATATTGCTAAATTTCCTGGTGTCATAACCGTTGTTGAAAAAGGCGGACAAATTCAGGTAGTTATTGGCACAAATGTCGATAAGGTCTACAATGCTTTTATACAATTAATTAAAACAGATAATAAAGTTGCAAGTTCCGAAAATAAAAATATATTAAATCTTATCATTGCAACAATGTCAGCAGTATTTGCGCCTTTTGTTTATGTCCTAGCTGCATCAGGAATATTACAAGGGATTCTAATCTTAATTAAATTAGCCTTTCCTGATTTCGGAACGACAGGCACTTACCAAGTATTCAATTTCATTTCGTGGGCACCATTTGCTTTTTTACCTATTTTTATTGCGATTACTGCTTCACAACATTTTCGCTGTAATATTTATATCGCTGTGGCGTGTTGTGCAGCATTGTTATCACCGACATGGGCTGAACTGGCTGCACTCATCAAATCAGGACAAGAAATTAATTTATTTGGTTTGGCATTGTCTGAAACTACTTATACATCTACGGTTTTACCCCCTTTATTCTTAGTTTGGTTGTTATCGTATTTAGAACGATTTTTAGAGCCACGTTTACATAGCATCATCAAACCACTCCTGATGCCTCTTATTTGCTTAGTCATTATGGTACCTCTTACTTTGCTCGCTATCGGTCCGCTGACTGCAAATGCCGCACATTATATTGCTAATGGCTACAATTGGATTGTTAATCTTGCACCATCTGTTGCTGGTGGTTTAATCGGTGCTGTATGGCAAGTATTTGTTATTTTCGGTGTTCATTGGGGAATCACACCAGTTATCATTGAAAATATTAATCAATACGGTCAAGATTCATTCCAAGCTTTCCAAACCATAGCCGTTATTGGTCAAGTGGGCGCAGCATTAGGATTCTATATAAAAACCAAAAATAAAGATATGAAAGGCGTTTCTTTATCCGCTTTTGTTACCGGGATTTTTGGTATTACTGAACCAGCTATATATGGTGTGAACTTACGTTACAAAAAACCATTTATTTACGGCTGTGTATGTGCTGCTTTAGGTGGCATTGTTGCGGGATTCTTTACACCTTATTACTATACCTATGCCGCTTTACCGGGTCCATTAACCATAGTTAATGCAATTAATCCTGAACATCCCGGCTCATTTATAGGCGTTTTAATCGGTTCAGCAATTGCCTTATTTGGTCCGGTATTGTTAATTCAAATTTTAGGTACCGGTGAAACAAAGTCATCGTCAACTGAGCAGATCGAAGATGATACGCCGAAAGTTTTAGTTGATGAAATTAAAATTACAAGCCCGATGACAGGTAAAGCGCTACCATTAAGTGAAGTCCCTGACCCTGCCTTTGCTCAAAAACTAATGGGTGAAGGTATTGCTATTGAGCCAACGGATAATCACGTTTACGCCCCTGATGACGCTAAAATAACTGCTGTATTTGAACGTTCAAAGCATGCTATTGGTTTGACATTAAATAATGGTGTTGAACTGTTAATCCATTGTGGTATCGATACAGTGAATTTAAAAAATAACGAATTTAGTTATCATGTAACATTAAATCAAGAAGTTAAAAAAGGTGATTTACTTATCAGTTTTGATCCAGATGCTATCAGAAAAGCAGGTTATCCATTAATCACCCCAATTATTATTGTCAATAGTGCTGAGTATCAGCAAATTACATTAACCGACAAAATAGATGTTACAACTCAAGATATAGTATTTGACATTAAGCAATAA
- a CDS encoding GntR family transcriptional regulator: MLKYQDVADKIQQAICQQKLPKDTQLPNIEGLINQFQVSRTTIIKALNRLERHGVIYQIQGSGIFVRQPKKSGYLNFLESHGFSVDLNDLPGASQVFNVDIVEPDKKVKENLRCCEGEQVYYVKRLRYVDGKIYGFEQSYYRKKLVSYLNKEIAEHSIFSYVKDICKISIGFSDKYFKAIKLDAEIAEYLGLQAGDPALCVEEIFYTSAGEPFDFSKIIYHYDNAKFYVQSHSK, encoded by the coding sequence ATGCTGAAATATCAGGACGTTGCCGATAAAATTCAACAAGCTATTTGTCAGCAAAAATTACCCAAAGATACTCAGTTACCAAATATTGAAGGATTGATTAATCAGTTTCAAGTAAGTCGAACGACCATTATTAAAGCATTAAATCGACTTGAACGACACGGAGTCATCTATCAAATACAAGGAAGTGGTATTTTTGTTAGACAGCCCAAAAAAAGTGGCTATCTCAATTTTTTAGAAAGTCATGGGTTTAGTGTGGATTTGAATGATCTTCCTGGAGCATCGCAAGTATTTAATGTTGATATTGTGGAACCAGATAAAAAAGTGAAAGAAAATTTAAGATGTTGTGAGGGTGAACAAGTCTACTACGTCAAACGATTGCGATATGTTGATGGTAAAATATATGGGTTTGAACAATCTTATTATCGCAAAAAACTGGTGTCATATTTGAATAAAGAAATTGCTGAGCATTCAATATTTAGTTATGTGAAAGATATCTGTAAAATTAGCATTGGTTTTTCAGATAAATATTTCAAAGCGATAAAATTAGACGCTGAAATAGCAGAATACTTGGGCTTACAAGCAGGCGATCCGGCGTTATGTGTTGAAGAGATATTTTATACATCGGCAGGAGAACCATTCGATTTTTCGAAAATTATCTACCATTACGACAATGCTAAATTTTATGTGCAGAGCCATTCTAAATGA
- the dinB gene encoding DNA polymerase IV has protein sequence MRKIIHVDMDCFYAAVEMRDNPRYRNIPIAVGGDPRKRGVVATANYLARQFGIHSAMPMAQAVKLCPNLKVIPGRHAVYKEVSNQIHQIFQRYTQAIEALSLDEAYLDVTDCQLCHGSATLIAKDIREAIFNELGLTASAGVAPLKFLAKIASDMNKPNGQYVITPDEVEQFIQQLPLKKIPGVGKVTEKKLAELGLFNCQDVLKYDLTKLLNQFGKFGRVLYERCQGIDEREVCNDRQRKSVGVERTLVDDIHTWDDCLMQLDPLYEELEKRLSKVRTDLSIARQGVKFKFDDFQLTTQEHVWAKLDKQDLIEQAYKVWQERRNDRGVRLIGFHVTLIDPQLDKQLIFPF, from the coding sequence ATGCGAAAAATCATTCATGTTGACATGGATTGTTTTTATGCGGCAGTTGAGATGCGTGACAACCCTCGATACCGTAACATCCCCATTGCAGTAGGAGGAGATCCTCGTAAACGAGGTGTTGTGGCGACAGCCAATTATTTAGCTAGGCAATTTGGTATTCATAGTGCTATGCCAATGGCTCAAGCAGTAAAGTTGTGCCCGAATCTTAAAGTCATACCGGGAAGACATGCTGTTTATAAAGAAGTTTCAAACCAGATTCATCAGATTTTTCAGCGTTATACTCAAGCAATCGAGGCCTTATCACTTGATGAAGCCTATTTAGATGTGACTGATTGTCAACTTTGTCATGGTTCGGCAACATTAATTGCCAAAGACATTCGTGAAGCTATATTTAATGAACTGGGATTAACTGCGTCAGCCGGTGTTGCACCACTTAAATTTTTAGCTAAAATTGCTTCAGATATGAACAAGCCTAACGGTCAATATGTGATTACGCCTGATGAAGTCGAGCAATTTATACAGCAACTTCCTCTTAAAAAGATTCCAGGTGTGGGTAAAGTCACGGAAAAAAAACTGGCTGAATTAGGGTTGTTCAATTGCCAAGACGTCTTGAAATATGATTTAACTAAATTACTTAATCAATTTGGTAAGTTTGGTCGAGTACTTTATGAAAGATGTCAAGGCATTGATGAGCGTGAAGTCTGTAATGACAGGCAACGTAAATCAGTGGGGGTTGAACGTACTTTAGTTGATGATATTCATACTTGGGATGACTGTTTAATGCAACTCGATCCACTTTATGAAGAGTTAGAAAAACGATTAAGTAAAGTCAGAACGGATTTATCAATAGCCAGACAAGGGGTAAAATTTAAATTTGATGATTTTCAACTTACGACACAAGAACATGTCTGGGCAAAGTTGGATAAACAAGATTTGATTGAACAAGCGTACAAAGTTTGGCAAGAACGGCGTAATGATAGGGGAGTGAGGTTAATCGGCTTTCATGTCACCCTTATTGATCCACAATTAGACAAACAGTTAATCTTTCCTTTTTAG
- the rph gene encoding ribonuclease PH: MRPSGRSAEQVRPIKITRHYTKHAEGSVLVEFGETKVLCNATVDESVPRFLKGQNQGWVTAEYGMLPRATNSRTQREAAKGKQTGRTMEIQRLIARSLRAMIDLKLLGEYTITLDCDVIQADGGTRTASITGACVALNDAINKMIAEGKVKQNPIKSLVAAVSVGIVDGQPVCDLEYIEDSNAETDMNVVMTDDGRIIEVQGTAEGEPFSHDELLKLLELAKNGIATIIDAQRQALKD; encoded by the coding sequence ATGCGCCCGTCAGGTCGATCTGCGGAACAAGTCCGCCCTATCAAAATTACCCGTCATTACACTAAGCATGCAGAAGGTTCTGTATTAGTTGAGTTTGGTGAAACAAAAGTACTGTGTAATGCAACTGTCGATGAAAGTGTTCCTCGTTTTTTAAAAGGTCAAAATCAGGGTTGGGTCACGGCTGAATATGGTATGTTGCCACGAGCCACTAATTCGAGAACACAACGTGAAGCGGCAAAAGGTAAACAGACAGGTCGCACGATGGAAATTCAACGATTAATTGCTCGTTCATTAAGAGCAATGATAGATCTTAAACTTTTAGGCGAATATACCATTACCTTAGACTGCGATGTCATTCAAGCTGACGGTGGTACAAGAACAGCTTCAATTACTGGCGCGTGTGTAGCCCTAAATGATGCGATCAATAAAATGATTGCCGAAGGTAAAGTAAAACAAAATCCGATTAAATCATTGGTCGCTGCTGTGTCTGTCGGTATTGTCGATGGTCAACCGGTATGTGATTTAGAATATATTGAAGATTCTAATGCTGAAACTGATATGAATGTAGTAATGACTGATGACGGACGAATTATTGAAGTTCAAGGAACTGCCGAAGGTGAACCTTTTAGTCATGACGAATTATTAAAATTATTAGAATTAGCTAAAAATGGCATTGCAACAATTATTGATGCACAAAGACAGGCCTTAAAAGATTAA
- a CDS encoding YicC/YloC family endoribonuclease: MISSMTAYARKEVNQPWGTASWELRSVNQRYLETYIRLPEQFRSLEPIIRERLRHRLTRGKIECHLRFELDPAAQHQELSLNQDLAKQILNAANWIQSEHKSGEVNPIDVLRWPGVLSAKEQNLDTISQELLALLDSTIDEFIAVREREGKALRDLIIQRLEGITEQVEKIRQWMPQILEWQKERLQNKLAEANIELDSSRLEQEIVMMAQRIDVAEELDRLMTHVKETYAILKKNEAIGRRLDFMMQEFNRESNTIASKSINADVTASAIELKVLIEQIREQVQNIE; encoded by the coding sequence ATGATTTCCAGTATGACCGCTTATGCCAGAAAAGAAGTAAATCAACCATGGGGGACCGCTTCTTGGGAGCTTCGTTCGGTCAACCAACGTTATTTAGAAACTTACATCCGTTTGCCTGAACAGTTTCGCTCACTTGAGCCTATTATTCGTGAACGGCTTCGTCATCGTTTAACGCGGGGTAAAATTGAATGCCATTTGCGTTTTGAATTGGATCCTGCTGCACAACATCAAGAATTATCTTTAAATCAAGATCTTGCTAAGCAAATTTTAAATGCAGCTAATTGGATTCAGTCAGAGCACAAATCTGGTGAAGTGAATCCTATTGATGTCTTACGTTGGCCAGGTGTGTTATCAGCTAAAGAGCAAAATTTAGACACCATATCACAAGAACTTCTAGCTTTATTAGATTCGACAATTGATGAATTTATTGCTGTGCGTGAGCGAGAAGGCAAAGCATTACGTGATCTTATCATCCAACGACTTGAGGGAATAACCGAACAAGTTGAAAAAATTCGTCAATGGATGCCACAAATTTTGGAATGGCAAAAAGAGCGTCTACAAAATAAATTAGCTGAAGCCAATATCGAATTAGATAGCTCAAGGTTAGAACAAGAAATTGTCATGATGGCTCAACGTATTGATGTTGCTGAAGAGCTTGATCGTTTGATGACACACGTTAAAGAAACTTATGCAATTTTGAAAAAAAATGAAGCCATTGGGCGTCGACTTGATTTTATGATGCAAGAATTCAACCGCGAATCGAATACCATTGCCTCAAAATCCATTAATGCCGATGTCACGGCAAGTGCCATTGAATTAAAAGTTTTAATAGAACAAATTCGAGAACAAGTACAAAATATCGAATAA
- a CDS encoding SIMPL domain-containing protein, which produces MKKTILFAMLLNIGIAFNSHAANSVTQELNVNNTYLQLQELKYGKNLIPVGEVEAKISETVILKPDTVQFSVTLLTDAASPNDASDRNVTTIKQFKDELVKLGLTEDNLETIGYQNNVREINQENSQENSKYQANMNIVIKIDNNDSFVDLNKILDKYDINDIHQVKSDKVKNLYAFNIRETAQTLNKAKDNLYKKYSTITDELKKLQLTDFTITNSDTDKISPERITVKQYYVQHNLMVKTTKLELIGKIIAKAQELKMVVNDDTHYSVSKEAVQKAIEEHEAILLAKLKNKVERLLAKQYLLGAPKQLNITGGEFDLESEYRDARRYANRLYADGYVKEDVNIYAPTDYRVKLVLSGTFETLKPIQ; this is translated from the coding sequence ATGAAAAAAACAATTTTATTTGCCATGTTACTCAATATTGGTATCGCCTTTAATAGTCATGCTGCTAACTCAGTTACTCAAGAATTGAATGTCAATAATACTTATTTGCAATTACAAGAATTAAAATATGGCAAAAATTTAATACCTGTGGGAGAAGTTGAAGCTAAAATTTCTGAAACCGTCATATTAAAACCTGACACGGTACAATTTTCTGTAACTTTATTAACTGACGCCGCATCACCCAACGATGCCTCAGATCGCAATGTAACGACAATCAAACAATTTAAAGATGAATTAGTGAAATTAGGCTTAACTGAAGACAATTTAGAGACAATTGGTTATCAAAACAATGTGAGAGAGATAAATCAAGAAAATAGTCAAGAAAATTCAAAATATCAAGCAAATATGAATATTGTTATAAAGATTGATAATAACGATAGTTTTGTTGATCTCAATAAAATATTAGATAAATATGATATTAATGATATTCATCAAGTAAAAAGTGATAAAGTTAAGAATCTCTATGCTTTCAATATTCGCGAAACAGCCCAAACTTTAAATAAAGCCAAAGATAATCTTTATAAAAAATATTCAACCATTACCGATGAATTAAAAAAACTTCAATTAACTGATTTCACCATAACCAATTCAGATACGGATAAAATATCACCGGAAAGAATTACAGTAAAACAATATTACGTTCAGCATAATCTTATGGTCAAAACAACTAAGCTTGAACTTATTGGTAAAATTATTGCTAAAGCTCAAGAATTAAAAATGGTCGTCAATGATGATACTCATTACAGCGTTTCGAAAGAAGCTGTTCAAAAAGCAATTGAAGAACATGAAGCAATATTATTAGCTAAACTTAAAAATAAAGTTGAACGACTACTGGCAAAACAATATCTACTAGGTGCCCCTAAACAGCTTAATATAACCGGTGGAGAATTTGATCTGGAATCAGAATACAGAGACGCTCGACGTTATGCGAACAGATTGTATGCTGATGGATACGTGAAGGAGGATGTTAATATTTATGCACCAACAGATTACAGAGTAAAATTGGTTTTATCGGGTACTTTTGAAACACTTAAACCTATACAATAA
- the pyrE gene encoding orotate phosphoribosyltransferase, translated as MKSYKSEFIEFALNRQALKFGEFTLKSGRKSPYFFNAGLFNTGKDLALLGRFYAAALLDAKLEYDVIFGPAYKGIPIVSSTVVALSEHHNVDVPYCFNRKEAKDHGEGGNLVGSSIYEQRVMLIDDVITAGTAIRESMRILEDNKSKLAGVLICLDRQEKGRADLSAIQEIKQTYHCEVISIITLDDLIQYLYQDPTRQDQVKLVEAYRAQYGIN; from the coding sequence ATGAAATCATACAAAAGTGAATTTATTGAATTTGCTTTAAATCGGCAAGCATTGAAATTTGGCGAATTCACCTTAAAATCAGGTCGAAAAAGTCCTTATTTTTTTAATGCGGGTTTGTTTAACACCGGTAAAGATTTAGCCCTTTTAGGTCGCTTTTACGCTGCTGCTTTATTAGATGCCAAGCTTGAATATGACGTAATTTTTGGCCCTGCTTATAAGGGGATTCCGATTGTATCATCAACTGTCGTTGCATTATCTGAACATCACAACGTTGATGTACCCTACTGCTTTAATCGTAAAGAGGCAAAAGATCATGGTGAAGGAGGTAACTTGGTCGGTAGTTCGATTTACGAACAACGTGTTATGCTGATTGACGATGTTATTACTGCCGGAACCGCAATACGTGAATCGATGCGAATATTGGAAGATAATAAATCAAAATTAGCTGGCGTATTAATTTGCTTAGACCGACAAGAAAAAGGTCGTGCCGATCTTTCTGCAATTCAAGAAATTAAACAAACTTATCATTGCGAAGTGATTTCAATTATTACGCTTGATGATTTGATCCAATATCTTTATCAAGATCCAACCAGACAAGATCAAGTTAAACTAGTTGAAGCCTATCGTGCGCAATATGGTATAAACTAA
- a CDS encoding 6-phospho-beta-glucosidase, which produces MKQKTFLWGGALAAHQFEGGWNEGGKGPSVVDVMTAGAHGVPRQITQDIEAGKFYPNHTAIDFYHHYKEDIKLFAELGLKCLRTSIAWTRIYPKGDELQPNEEGLRFYDAVFDELIANGIEPVITLSHFEIPLHIAREYGGFRNRKTVEFFERFAITCFERYKNKVKYWMTFNEINNQMDTSNPIFFWTNSGVQVKAGENPQEVLYQVAHYELLASAKAVIAGKKINPDFQIGCMISHVPIYPYSCNPEDMMASEIAMHQRFFFPDVHVRGYYPAYALKEFEREGYKLDITQEDLACLKQGTVDYIGFSYYMSTVVKADVNNDNRDNIVNGALPNAVENPYIKSSDWGWPIDPEGLRYTLNRLYDRYQLPLFIVENGFGAIDQLENGHQIHDQPRIEYLGAHIKAMLTAMDYDGVDVIGYTAWGIIDVVSFTTGEMKKRYGVIYVDRDNEGNGSMKRYKKDSFDWYKQVIQTNGKSLE; this is translated from the coding sequence ATGAAGCAAAAAACTTTTTTATGGGGCGGTGCATTAGCTGCTCACCAATTTGAAGGCGGATGGAATGAAGGCGGTAAAGGTCCAAGTGTAGTTGATGTTATGACAGCCGGTGCCCACGGTGTTCCAAGACAAATTACGCAAGACATTGAAGCAGGAAAATTTTATCCAAATCATACGGCAATCGATTTTTATCATCACTATAAAGAGGATATTAAACTATTTGCGGAGTTAGGTCTTAAATGCCTCCGTACATCAATAGCTTGGACAAGAATTTACCCAAAAGGTGATGAATTACAGCCAAATGAAGAAGGATTACGTTTTTATGATGCAGTATTTGATGAATTAATTGCCAATGGAATTGAACCGGTCATAACCCTATCCCATTTTGAAATTCCTTTACATATTGCACGTGAATATGGGGGATTCCGAAATCGTAAAACGGTTGAGTTTTTTGAGCGATTTGCGATCACCTGTTTTGAGCGTTATAAAAACAAAGTCAAATACTGGATGACATTTAACGAAATCAACAATCAAATGGATACGAGCAACCCTATCTTCTTTTGGACTAATTCTGGCGTGCAAGTCAAAGCTGGCGAAAATCCGCAAGAAGTCCTTTACCAAGTTGCTCATTACGAACTATTAGCCAGTGCTAAAGCCGTTATTGCGGGTAAAAAAATCAATCCAGACTTTCAAATTGGTTGTATGATTTCTCACGTACCAATCTATCCATACTCGTGTAATCCGGAAGATATGATGGCTTCCGAGATTGCAATGCATCAACGATTCTTCTTCCCTGATGTTCATGTCCGAGGTTATTATCCTGCTTATGCATTAAAAGAGTTTGAGCGTGAAGGTTATAAACTTGATATTACGCAAGAAGATTTAGCATGTTTGAAACAAGGCACAGTTGATTACATTGGTTTCAGTTATTACATGTCAACAGTCGTTAAAGCTGATGTCAATAATGATAACCGTGACAATATCGTTAATGGCGCTTTACCGAATGCGGTAGAAAATCCTTATATTAAAAGCAGTGACTGGGGATGGCCAATTGACCCGGAAGGTTTACGCTATACATTAAACCGTTTATATGATCGCTATCAATTGCCGTTATTTATTGTAGAAAATGGTTTCGGGGCAATTGACCAACTCGAAAATGGTCATCAAATACATGACCAACCTCGAATTGAATATCTAGGTGCACATATCAAAGCAATGTTAACAGCAATGGACTATGACGGGGTCGATGTTATTGGGTATACCGCATGGGGAATTATAGATGTTGTATCCTTTACCACTGGCGAAATGAAAAAACGTTATGGTGTGATCTATGTTGATCGTGATAACGAAGGTAATGGTAGCATGAAACGATATAAGAAGGATTCCTTTGATTGGTATAAACAAGTCATTCAGACCAATGGAAAAAGTTTGGAATAA
- the cptA gene encoding phosphoethanolamine transferase CptA has translation MQNLKADQKFSFSSLFLIILFFTYFSSALQLYIALSGHSNFIGFRDSIIYSLIWLIPVLFFPNYTRKIAAIFGIIVGGLSLISLAYFVIYRQEFSQSVFFIMAESNFNESNEYIQQYLSFKLIAVLVVYVLVALFLWKQVKPVYVQNKTKWIVSLLIAIYALMPLAISVMVKKTSFERAGAHLLSRMETTVPWQLMSSYIAYRSQLSNMENILNNLQSLPSFENLKDSNGDTPRTLVLIIGESTTRTRMGIYGYNRNTTPMIEQFKKENPNLLVFNDVVSSRPYTIEILEQALTFADEQHPDLYLKQPSLIHLMKQAGYKTFWITNQQTMTKRNTMLTMFSKQTDKQFYMNNDRNQSARQYDDAVIQPFKEVLTDPAKKKFIVIHLLGTHMKYEFRYPKNSVYNVFQDKTGIPFDIDDDNAKVYNSYDNAVSYNDYVITTLFNTFKQSHNNGFMLYFSDHGEEVYQTPPYDILGRNEKAPTKPMYTIPFILWQSPSWLKTHPNDYQAYVDRKFSSQDLIHTWSDLAGLSYSLYQPEKSLVNPKFKQSVRWIGDPYDKKGLMDFDKLFE, from the coding sequence ATGCAAAATTTGAAAGCAGATCAGAAATTTAGTTTTTCCTCGTTATTTTTGATTATATTATTTTTTACTTATTTTTCATCCGCTTTGCAATTGTATATCGCTTTGTCGGGACATTCCAATTTTATCGGATTTAGGGATTCGATTATTTACAGTCTAATTTGGCTGATACCGGTGTTATTTTTTCCTAATTATACTCGTAAAATTGCAGCCATCTTTGGGATTATAGTTGGCGGATTGTCTTTAATTTCGCTAGCGTATTTTGTGATTTATCGGCAGGAATTTTCACAAAGTGTATTTTTTATAATGGCTGAATCAAATTTCAATGAATCTAATGAATATATTCAGCAATACTTGAGTTTTAAATTGATTGCCGTATTAGTCGTCTATGTTTTAGTGGCGCTATTTCTTTGGAAACAAGTCAAGCCGGTTTATGTCCAAAATAAAACTAAGTGGATAGTTTCATTGTTGATTGCTATTTATGCTTTGATGCCACTAGCAATCAGTGTAATGGTAAAAAAAACCTCCTTTGAGAGAGCGGGAGCGCATTTATTAAGCCGCATGGAAACGACAGTACCTTGGCAATTAATGAGCAGCTATATCGCTTACCGTTCACAACTTTCTAATATGGAAAATATTTTGAACAATTTGCAATCTTTGCCTTCATTCGAAAATTTGAAAGATAGTAATGGAGATACACCGAGAACATTAGTCTTAATTATTGGGGAATCGACTACACGGACAAGAATGGGGATTTATGGTTATAACCGAAATACCACCCCTATGATTGAACAATTTAAAAAAGAAAACCCAAACTTATTGGTTTTCAACGATGTTGTCTCATCCAGACCTTATACGATCGAAATTTTAGAACAAGCCCTGACTTTTGCCGATGAACAGCATCCCGATTTGTATTTAAAGCAACCGTCACTCATTCATCTTATGAAACAAGCAGGGTATAAAACATTTTGGATTACCAATCAACAAACAATGACTAAACGAAATACGATGTTAACCATGTTTTCAAAGCAAACAGATAAACAATTTTATATGAATAACGATCGTAACCAAAGTGCCAGACAATATGATGATGCTGTAATTCAGCCTTTTAAAGAAGTGTTAACCGATCCCGCTAAAAAGAAATTTATTGTTATTCATTTACTTGGTACACATATGAAATATGAATTTCGTTATCCGAAAAATAGTGTATATAACGTTTTTCAAGATAAGACAGGCATTCCATTCGATATTGACGATGATAACGCCAAAGTCTACAACAGCTATGATAATGCAGTGAGTTATAATGATTATGTAATAACGACTTTGTTTAATACTTTTAAACAGAGCCATAATAACGGTTTTATGTTGTATTTTTCCGATCATGGTGAAGAGGTTTATCAAACACCACCGTATGATATCTTAGGACGAAATGAAAAAGCACCAACCAAACCGATGTATACCATTCCGTTTATACTTTGGCAATCACCAAGTTGGTTAAAAACGCATCCTAATGATTATCAAGCTTACGTTGATCGAAAATTTAGCTCACAAGATTTAATTCACACTTGGTCTGATTTAGCCGGCTTAAGTTACAGTTTATATCAGCCTGAAAAAAGTTTAGTCAATCCTAAATTTAAACAATCAGTACGTTGGATTGGTGATCCTTATGATAAAAAAGGTTTAATGGATTTTGATAAATTGTTTGAGTAG